The Kitasatospora setae KM-6054 genome contains a region encoding:
- a CDS encoding PadR family transcriptional regulator has product MTPVFGHGRLRLYLLKLLDESPRHGYEVIRLLEERFHGLYAPSAGTVYPRLAKLEAEGLVSHATEGGRKVYRLTDAGRGELASRSAELTDLEAEIHDSVGQLAGAIRQDVRDNAKDLRAELWSQAAPEPSGGGAPWRDQESWQRAKEEFARLKAETKEQARRAKEQEKAARQQAKAAEAEARKLREQSKAARTAAQQEALRLKRRIEEQVRAAHAAGGDWSTGLAEGLAELTRGLGSLADAARWGTAEPAEPSEEPPVRIDLDKDGAAPAEPAAELPDWARTDPAGDPARELERLLDRFRDHVRDTARDRGVDAARLARAEQALAAAASALFPR; this is encoded by the coding sequence ATGACACCGGTGTTCGGCCACGGCCGACTCCGCCTCTACCTGCTGAAGCTGCTCGACGAGAGCCCCCGGCACGGCTACGAGGTGATCCGCCTGCTGGAGGAGCGCTTCCACGGCCTGTACGCGCCCTCCGCGGGCACCGTCTACCCCCGGCTCGCCAAGCTGGAGGCGGAGGGCCTGGTCAGCCACGCCACCGAGGGCGGCCGCAAGGTCTACCGGCTGACCGACGCCGGCCGGGGCGAACTCGCCTCCCGCTCGGCCGAGTTGACCGACCTGGAGGCGGAGATCCACGACTCCGTCGGCCAGCTGGCCGGCGCCATCCGGCAGGACGTCCGGGACAACGCCAAGGACCTGCGGGCCGAGCTGTGGAGCCAGGCCGCCCCCGAGCCGTCCGGCGGCGGGGCGCCCTGGCGGGACCAGGAGTCCTGGCAGCGGGCCAAGGAGGAGTTCGCCCGGCTGAAGGCCGAGACGAAGGAACAGGCCCGGCGCGCCAAGGAGCAGGAGAAGGCCGCCCGGCAGCAGGCCAAGGCCGCCGAGGCGGAGGCCCGGAAGCTGCGCGAGCAGTCCAAGGCCGCCCGCACCGCCGCCCAGCAGGAGGCGCTGCGGCTCAAGCGCCGGATCGAGGAGCAGGTCAGGGCCGCGCACGCGGCGGGCGGCGACTGGTCCACCGGGCTGGCCGAGGGTCTGGCCGAACTCACCCGCGGCCTGGGCTCGTTGGCGGACGCGGCGCGCTGGGGCACGGCCGAGCCGGCCGAGCCGTCCGAGGAGCCGCCGGTCCGGATCGACCTCGACAAGGACGGCGCCGCACCGGCCGAGCCCGCCGCCGAGCTGCCCGACTGGGCCCGCACCGACCCGGCCGGCGACCCGGCCCGCGAGCTGGAGCGCCTGCTCGACCGCTTCCGCGACCACGTCCGGGACACCGCCCGCGACCGGGGCGTGGACGCCGCCCGGCTGGCCCGCGCCGAGCAGGCCCTGGCGGCCGCGGCGAGCGCGCTGTTCCCGCGCTGA
- a CDS encoding DUF4097 family beta strand repeat-containing protein, whose protein sequence is MTQWTVDSSERIAFDEAVHTLHVRVVDGAVNVVPTEGPAQLEVSRLEGEPLQVTLVDGVLTVTYKDLSWGEFGEAVKSVQTVKSFFSGLRRKRSADLTVAVPAAAVVRVGTVSADATISGIAGEVGVHGASGATTLAGLSGQVSANTVSGDVDAEGLSGELKVNTVSGAVTLVAGSATRIRAHSVSGAVTLDLDAATPTDIAVNSVSGAVGVRLPALADAKVEAGTTSGTLSSAFAELSVGGGWGSKKLSGQLGTGRGRLSVTTVTGAVTVQRRPEPEEDPRPKELSAAPLDLTKES, encoded by the coding sequence ATGACCCAGTGGACGGTAGACAGCAGCGAGCGGATCGCCTTCGACGAGGCCGTGCACACCCTGCACGTGCGCGTGGTCGACGGCGCGGTGAACGTGGTCCCCACCGAGGGGCCGGCCCAGCTGGAGGTGTCCCGGCTGGAGGGCGAGCCGCTCCAGGTCACCCTGGTCGACGGCGTGCTCACGGTGACCTACAAGGACCTCAGCTGGGGCGAGTTCGGCGAGGCCGTGAAGTCCGTGCAGACGGTCAAGTCCTTCTTCTCCGGCCTGCGCCGCAAGCGCAGCGCCGACCTGACGGTGGCGGTGCCCGCCGCCGCCGTGGTCCGGGTCGGCACCGTCTCGGCGGACGCCACGATCTCCGGCATCGCCGGCGAGGTCGGCGTGCACGGCGCCAGCGGCGCCACCACGCTGGCCGGCCTGAGCGGCCAGGTCAGCGCCAACACCGTCTCGGGCGACGTCGACGCCGAGGGCCTGTCCGGCGAGCTGAAGGTCAACACGGTGTCCGGCGCGGTCACCCTGGTGGCCGGTTCGGCGACCCGGATCCGGGCCCACTCGGTCTCCGGCGCCGTCACCCTGGACCTGGACGCCGCCACCCCCACCGACATCGCCGTCAACAGCGTCTCCGGCGCGGTCGGCGTCCGGCTGCCCGCCCTGGCGGACGCCAAGGTCGAGGCCGGCACCACCAGCGGTACGCTCTCCAGCGCCTTCGCCGAGCTCAGCGTCGGCGGCGGCTGGGGCTCCAAGAAGCTCTCCGGCCAGCTCGGCACCGGCCGCGGCCGCCTCTCGGTGACCACCGTGACCGGCGCGGTCACCGTCCAGCGCCGCCCGGAGCCCGAAGAGGACCCGCGGCCGAAGGAGCTGTCCGCGGCCCCGCTCGACCTGACCAAGGAGTCCTGA
- a CDS encoding DUF6104 family protein, which produces MYFTDRGIEELESRRGQEEVTFEWLAERLREFVDLNPDFEVPVERLATWLARLDDEDDE; this is translated from the coding sequence GTGTACTTCACCGACCGCGGCATCGAGGAGCTGGAGAGCCGGCGAGGCCAGGAGGAGGTCACCTTCGAGTGGCTGGCCGAGCGCCTGCGGGAGTTCGTGGACCTGAACCCGGACTTCGAGGTGCCGGTGGAGCGGCTGGCCACCTGGCTGGCCCGGCTGGACGACGAGGACGACGAGTGA
- a CDS encoding serine/threonine-protein kinase, translating into MAADTPQHSAPLPPVFQPLLPDDPREVGGYRLFARLGAGGMGRVYLSYTPGGRPVALKVVRPEFAEDGEFRRRFAQEVSSAQRIHGLYTAQVIDSGGLESGSPWLVTSYVPGPSLQQVVREHGALPVRTVLLLLGGIAEALQAIHSVRVVHRDLKPANVLVASDGPRVIDFGIARAADATALTGTGYRIGSPAFMSPEQAQGKAITPATDVFALGALAAYVAGGAPPFGDGPDTAVLYRVVHEEPDLSTVPAPLRELVGRCLAKDPAERPTPAEIILTAQEHPEVGGQLRFGEDWLPGQVNTEITRRSDLPRTPPTPLPAAPPTAPPLAAPAVAAPPTAPPAVPPAVPAAPLSAPPVAPQVTHQVTHPVAPPSAPPVQPPSGAFGPLTPVSEAVTGPVAPADPTLRLTEQHTPPPAPAAVPLAAEPAPAPAPAPAGKTAKAEKAERRGGVSWKTLLVVALVTLLAGTTGGLVLMKQLSKDDKANTAGGSSASQSPVSSPNAVNAGTGTGTGSQDQAVSTPSAGTQPKPSGSASGSASASPSPSARKSGSAAGFTAVYTDRELSVPNRSYGFDLLNGKVNTASGMSNDGVVLRPGYSGLEVDSGYDQYVGKGDSLTPQECSDAIDKNPSAGFTYGDLSPGRLICVRNRQNWSVGVMKVLNANTDGAVSLSLSYYRYNG; encoded by the coding sequence ATGGCTGCCGACACTCCGCAGCACTCCGCACCGCTTCCGCCGGTCTTCCAACCGCTGCTGCCGGACGACCCCCGCGAGGTCGGCGGCTACCGGCTGTTCGCCCGCCTCGGGGCGGGCGGCATGGGCCGGGTCTACCTGTCGTACACGCCGGGCGGGCGCCCGGTGGCGCTCAAGGTGGTGCGGCCGGAGTTCGCCGAGGACGGGGAGTTCCGCCGCCGCTTCGCCCAGGAGGTGAGCAGCGCCCAGCGGATCCACGGGCTCTACACGGCCCAGGTGATCGACTCCGGCGGCCTGGAGTCGGGCTCGCCCTGGCTGGTCACCTCGTACGTGCCGGGCCCGTCGCTGCAGCAGGTGGTGCGCGAGCACGGGGCGCTCCCGGTGCGGACGGTGCTGCTGCTGCTGGGCGGCATCGCGGAGGCGCTGCAGGCGATCCACAGCGTGCGGGTGGTGCACCGGGACCTCAAGCCGGCCAACGTGCTGGTCGCCTCGGACGGGCCGCGGGTGATCGACTTCGGGATCGCCCGGGCGGCCGACGCGACGGCGCTGACCGGCACCGGCTACCGGATCGGATCGCCCGCGTTCATGTCGCCGGAGCAGGCCCAGGGCAAGGCGATCACCCCGGCCACCGACGTGTTCGCGCTGGGCGCGCTGGCCGCGTACGTGGCGGGCGGGGCGCCGCCGTTCGGCGACGGGCCGGACACCGCGGTGCTGTACCGGGTGGTGCACGAGGAGCCGGACCTGAGCACGGTGCCGGCACCGCTGCGCGAACTGGTCGGGCGCTGCCTGGCCAAGGACCCGGCCGAGCGGCCGACGCCCGCCGAGATCATCCTGACCGCCCAGGAGCACCCGGAGGTCGGCGGGCAGCTGCGGTTCGGCGAGGACTGGCTGCCGGGGCAGGTCAACACCGAGATCACCCGGCGCTCCGACCTGCCGAGGACCCCGCCGACCCCGCTGCCGGCCGCACCCCCGACCGCGCCGCCCCTCGCCGCGCCGGCCGTCGCCGCGCCGCCGACCGCTCCCCCGGCGGTGCCGCCGGCCGTTCCGGCCGCACCGCTGTCCGCTCCCCCGGTCGCGCCGCAGGTCACCCATCAGGTCACCCACCCGGTCGCGCCGCCGAGCGCCCCGCCGGTGCAGCCGCCGTCCGGCGCGTTCGGGCCGCTCACCCCGGTCTCGGAGGCGGTCACCGGCCCGGTGGCCCCGGCCGACCCGACGCTGCGGCTGACCGAGCAGCACACGCCGCCGCCCGCACCCGCCGCCGTCCCGCTCGCCGCCGAACCGGCCCCGGCGCCCGCGCCCGCGCCGGCCGGGAAGACGGCGAAGGCGGAGAAGGCGGAGCGGCGCGGCGGGGTGTCCTGGAAGACCCTGCTGGTGGTCGCGCTGGTGACGCTGCTGGCGGGCACCACCGGCGGCCTGGTGCTGATGAAGCAGCTGAGCAAGGACGACAAGGCGAACACCGCGGGCGGCTCGTCCGCGTCGCAGAGCCCGGTGTCCTCGCCGAACGCCGTGAACGCGGGCACCGGCACCGGCACCGGCAGCCAGGACCAGGCGGTGTCCACGCCGTCCGCGGGCACCCAGCCGAAGCCGTCCGGTTCCGCGTCCGGGTCGGCGTCGGCCTCGCCGTCGCCGTCCGCCCGCAAGAGCGGGTCGGCCGCCGGGTTCACCGCGGTCTACACCGACCGCGAACTGTCGGTGCCGAACCGGAGCTACGGCTTCGACCTGCTGAACGGCAAGGTCAACACGGCCTCCGGGATGAGCAACGACGGAGTGGTGCTGCGTCCCGGCTACAGCGGCCTGGAGGTGGACAGCGGCTACGACCAGTACGTCGGCAAGGGCGACTCGCTGACCCCGCAGGAGTGCTCGGACGCCATCGACAAGAACCCGAGCGCCGGGTTCACGTACGGCGACCTCTCGCCCGGGCGGCTGATCTGCGTGCGCAACCGGCAGAACTGGAGCGTCGGCGTGATGAAGGTGCTCAACGCGAACACCGACGGCGCGGTGTCGCTCTCGCTCAGCTACTACCGGTACAACGGCTGA
- a CDS encoding multifunctional oxoglutarate decarboxylase/oxoglutarate dehydrogenase thiamine pyrophosphate-binding subunit/dihydrolipoyllysine-residue succinyltransferase subunit produces MSPHQETPSSASSTGFGPNEWLVDEIYQQYLQDPASVDRAWWDFFADYKPGTEVTPVTQAATPVGAQPTPVAAPAAAAPAAPAAPAPVAPAPAQPVAAPATLPAAPAAPAAPPAPKAAAPAAAAPAKAAGGPEVIQLRGPAKAVASNMDASLEVPTATSVRAVPAKLLIDNRIVINNHLQRARGGKVSFTHLIGYALVQAVKANPGMNHSYKVEDGKSYLVKPEHVNLGLAIDLVKPNGDRQLVVAAIKKADTLDFFGFWQAYEDIVRRARANKLTMDDFTGVTVSLTNPGGIGTVHSVPRLMQNQGTIVGVGAMEYPAEFQGSSPETLARLGISKIMTLTSTYDHRVIQGAASGEFLRSIHQLLLGANNFYDEVFESLRIPYEPVRWATDVATTHDDEVNKTARVIELIHSYRVRGHLMADTDPLEYMQRKHPDLDVTTHGLTLWDLEREFAVGGFGGQKMMKLRDILGLLRNTYCRTVGIEYMHIQDPAQRRWLQERLEKPYTKPEREEQLRILRRLNSAEAFETFLQTKYVGQKRFSLEGGESLIPLLDATIDAAAEHRLDEAVIGMAHRGRLNVLANIVGKPFGKIFGEFEGNLDPKSMHGSGDVKYHLGSEGTFTGLDGETIKVSLAANPSHLETVDPVVEGIARAKQDILDFGGTTFPVLPIQIHGDAAFAGQGVVAETLNMSQLRGYRTGGTVHVVVNNQVGFTAAPASSRSSMYCTDVARMIEAPIFHVNGDDPEAVVRVARLAFEFRQQFHKDVVIDLICYRRRGHNEADNPSFTQPLMYDLIDKKRSVRKLYTEALIGRGDITMEEAEQALQDFQGQLEKVFAEVREAVAAPAPAEPGRPVADFPVSLQTGISAETVKRIAASQVNLPDWLTVHPRLLPQLQRRAASIEDDTIDWATGEALAIGSLLMEGHPVRLAGQDSRRGTFGQRHAVLIDRNTGEDYTPLMYLTEDQARFTVYDSLLSEYAAMGFEYGYSLTRPNALVMWEAQFGDFVNGAQTMVDEYIASAEQKWGQHSGVTLLLPHGMEGQGPDHSSARPERFLALCAQDNMTVAMPTLPSNYFHLLRWQAHNPHHKPLIVFTPKSMLRLKAAASAASEFLTGAFRPVIGDRTVDPAKVRKVVITSGKFYYDLEAARTDRGVTDTAIVRVERLYPLPVAELQEELARYGDDVQFVWAQEEPANQGAWPFIAMNLVDHLQVVIGPTGGNARLRRVARPASSAPAVGSAKRHTAEQQALIEEVFTL; encoded by the coding sequence GTGTCGCCACACCAAGAAACCCCCAGCTCGGCAAGCTCCACTGGCTTCGGCCCCAATGAGTGGCTCGTCGACGAGATCTACCAGCAGTACCTCCAGGACCCGGCTTCGGTCGATCGCGCCTGGTGGGACTTTTTCGCCGACTACAAGCCCGGTACCGAGGTGACTCCAGTGACCCAGGCCGCGACTCCGGTCGGCGCCCAGCCGACCCCTGTTGCCGCTCCCGCTGCCGCTGCTCCGGCCGCGCCCGCCGCCCCCGCGCCCGTCGCGCCGGCGCCCGCGCAGCCAGTGGCCGCCCCCGCGACGCTCCCGGCCGCTCCGGCCGCCCCCGCCGCGCCGCCCGCGCCGAAGGCCGCGGCTCCGGCCGCCGCCGCGCCCGCGAAGGCCGCCGGGGGTCCCGAGGTGATCCAGCTGCGTGGTCCGGCGAAGGCGGTGGCGTCGAACATGGACGCGTCGTTGGAGGTCCCGACGGCGACGTCGGTGCGCGCGGTCCCGGCGAAGCTGTTGATCGACAACCGGATCGTGATCAACAACCACCTGCAGCGCGCCCGTGGCGGCAAGGTGTCCTTCACCCACCTGATCGGCTACGCGCTGGTCCAGGCCGTGAAGGCCAACCCGGGCATGAACCACTCCTACAAGGTGGAGGACGGCAAGTCCTACCTGGTCAAGCCCGAGCACGTGAACCTGGGCCTGGCCATCGACCTGGTCAAGCCCAACGGCGACCGGCAGCTGGTCGTCGCGGCGATCAAGAAGGCCGACACCCTCGACTTCTTCGGGTTCTGGCAGGCGTACGAGGACATCGTGCGCCGGGCCCGCGCCAACAAGCTGACGATGGACGACTTCACCGGCGTGACGGTCTCGCTGACCAACCCCGGCGGCATCGGCACCGTCCACTCGGTGCCGCGCCTGATGCAGAACCAGGGCACCATCGTCGGCGTCGGCGCGATGGAGTACCCCGCCGAGTTCCAGGGCTCCTCCCCGGAGACCCTGGCCCGCCTGGGCATCTCCAAGATCATGACGCTGACCTCGACCTACGACCACCGCGTCATCCAGGGCGCGGCGTCGGGTGAGTTCCTGCGTTCGATCCACCAGCTGCTGCTGGGCGCGAACAACTTCTACGACGAGGTGTTCGAGTCCCTGCGGATCCCCTACGAGCCGGTGCGCTGGGCCACGGACGTGGCCACCACGCACGACGACGAGGTCAACAAGACCGCGCGGGTGATCGAGCTGATCCACTCCTACCGGGTCCGCGGCCACCTGATGGCCGACACCGACCCGCTGGAGTACATGCAGCGCAAGCACCCCGACCTGGACGTCACCACCCACGGCCTGACGCTGTGGGACCTGGAGCGGGAGTTCGCGGTCGGCGGTTTCGGCGGCCAGAAGATGATGAAGCTCCGCGACATCCTGGGCCTGCTGCGCAACACCTACTGCCGCACGGTGGGCATCGAGTACATGCACATCCAGGACCCCGCGCAGCGCCGCTGGCTGCAGGAGCGGTTGGAGAAGCCGTACACGAAGCCGGAGCGCGAGGAGCAGTTGCGGATCCTGCGCCGGTTGAACTCGGCGGAGGCGTTCGAGACGTTCCTGCAGACGAAGTACGTCGGGCAGAAGCGGTTCTCGCTGGAGGGCGGCGAGTCGTTGATCCCGCTGTTGGACGCGACGATCGACGCGGCGGCCGAGCACCGCCTGGACGAGGCCGTGATCGGGATGGCGCACCGCGGGCGGCTGAACGTGCTGGCGAACATCGTGGGCAAGCCGTTCGGGAAGATCTTCGGGGAGTTCGAGGGGAACCTGGACCCGAAGTCGATGCACGGTTCGGGTGACGTGAAGTACCACCTGGGCTCGGAGGGCACGTTCACCGGCCTGGACGGCGAGACGATCAAGGTGTCGCTGGCGGCGAACCCGTCGCACCTGGAGACGGTGGACCCCGTGGTGGAGGGCATCGCGCGGGCCAAGCAGGACATCCTGGACTTCGGGGGCACCACGTTCCCGGTCCTGCCGATCCAGATCCACGGGGACGCGGCGTTCGCCGGGCAGGGCGTGGTCGCCGAGACGCTGAACATGTCGCAGCTGCGCGGCTACCGCACCGGCGGCACCGTGCACGTGGTCGTCAACAACCAGGTCGGCTTCACCGCCGCCCCCGCCTCCTCGCGTTCGTCGATGTACTGCACGGACGTGGCGCGGATGATCGAGGCGCCGATCTTCCACGTCAACGGCGACGACCCCGAGGCCGTCGTGCGCGTGGCCCGGCTGGCCTTCGAGTTCCGCCAGCAGTTCCACAAGGACGTCGTCATCGACCTGATCTGCTACCGCCGCCGCGGGCACAACGAGGCCGACAACCCGTCCTTCACCCAGCCGTTGATGTACGACCTGATCGACAAGAAGCGCTCGGTGCGCAAGCTCTACACCGAGGCGCTGATCGGCCGCGGCGACATCACCATGGAAGAGGCCGAACAGGCCCTGCAGGACTTCCAGGGCCAGCTGGAGAAGGTCTTCGCCGAGGTCCGCGAGGCCGTCGCCGCCCCCGCTCCCGCCGAGCCGGGCCGGCCGGTCGCCGACTTCCCCGTCTCCCTGCAGACCGGCATCTCCGCCGAGACCGTCAAGCGGATCGCCGCCTCCCAGGTCAACCTCCCCGACTGGCTCACCGTCCACCCCCGCCTGCTCCCGCAGCTGCAGCGACGCGCCGCCTCCATCGAGGACGACACCATCGACTGGGCCACCGGCGAGGCCCTGGCCATCGGCTCCCTCCTCATGGAGGGCCACCCCGTGCGCCTGGCCGGCCAGGACTCCCGCCGCGGCACCTTCGGCCAGCGCCACGCCGTCCTCATCGACCGCAACACCGGCGAGGACTACACCCCGCTGATGTACCTCACCGAGGACCAGGCCCGCTTCACCGTCTACGACTCCCTCCTGTCGGAGTACGCGGCGATGGGCTTCGAGTACGGCTACTCGCTGACCCGCCCCAACGCCCTGGTCATGTGGGAGGCCCAGTTCGGCGACTTCGTCAACGGCGCCCAGACCATGGTCGACGAGTACATCGCCTCCGCCGAGCAGAAGTGGGGCCAGCACTCCGGCGTCACCCTGCTCCTGCCGCACGGCATGGAGGGCCAGGGCCCCGACCACTCCTCCGCCCGCCCCGAGCGCTTCCTGGCCCTGTGCGCGCAGGACAACATGACCGTCGCCATGCCCACCCTGCCCTCCAACTACTTCCACCTGCTGCGCTGGCAGGCCCACAACCCGCACCACAAGCCGCTGATCGTCTTCACCCCGAAGTCGATGCTCCGCCTCAAGGCCGCCGCCTCCGCCGCCTCCGAGTTCCTCACCGGCGCCTTCCGCCCCGTCATCGGCGACCGCACCGTCGACCCCGCCAAGGTCCGCAAGGTCGTCATCACCTCCGGCAAGTTCTACTACGACCTGGAAGCCGCCCGCACCGACCGCGGCGTCACCGACACCGCCATCGTCCGCGTCGAGCGCCTCTACCCCCTCCCGGTCGCCGAACTCCAGGAAGAACTCGCCCGCTACGGCGACGACGTCCAGTTCGTCTGGGCCCAGGAAGAACCCGCCAACCAAGGCGCCTGGCCCTTCATCGCGATGAACCTCGTCGACCACCTCCAGGTCGTCATCGGCCCCACCGGCGGCAACGCCCGCCTGCGCCGCGTCGCCCGCCCCGCCTCCTCCGCCCCCGCCGTCGGCTCCGCCAAGCGCCACACCGCCGAACAGCAGGCACTCATCGAAGAGGTCTTCACCCTCTGA
- a CDS encoding HAMP domain-containing sensor histidine kinase codes for MTFPQQRNGEAEPASSPRPRPPLAVRAAHRVWADIRPFDPVRSIKGKLALLVVVSVVLATGMVVVAIRSETQIRIIMIFSLIASLLFMQFLANGLTAPLRDMTAAARSMAEGDYSARVHVSSRDEIGELADTFNRMAGDLEAADRHRRELIANVSHELRTPIAALRGLLENVVDGVVKPDPKNLGTALEQTERLGRLVTHLLDLSKLDDGVVPLDSRPFLVGPFLDGVLRGVTVDGATAGGAYARRGDVRLRVEVEPAGLAAVADEERLHQVVANLVDNACKHSPAGGTVTVRARAAEGGGLLLEVEDQGPGIPAADRERVFERFGRSGSPTALGPGSDGGTGLGLAIARWAVDLHGGRIRVAEEAAGCRIEVILPGESPVPA; via the coding sequence ATGACCTTTCCGCAGCAACGCAACGGGGAAGCCGAGCCGGCCTCCTCCCCCCGGCCCCGGCCGCCGCTCGCGGTGCGCGCCGCGCACCGGGTGTGGGCGGACATCCGCCCGTTCGACCCGGTGCGCTCGATCAAGGGCAAGCTGGCCCTGCTGGTGGTCGTCTCGGTGGTGCTGGCCACCGGCATGGTGGTGGTGGCGATCCGGTCGGAGACCCAGATCCGGATCATCATGATCTTCTCGCTGATCGCCTCGCTGCTGTTCATGCAGTTCCTGGCGAACGGCCTGACCGCGCCGCTGCGCGACATGACGGCGGCGGCCAGGTCGATGGCGGAGGGCGACTACAGCGCCCGGGTGCACGTCTCCTCGCGGGACGAGATCGGCGAGCTGGCCGACACCTTCAACCGGATGGCCGGCGACCTGGAGGCCGCCGACCGGCACCGCCGGGAGCTGATCGCCAACGTCTCGCACGAGCTGCGCACGCCGATCGCGGCGCTCCGCGGCCTGCTGGAGAACGTGGTGGACGGCGTGGTGAAGCCGGACCCGAAGAACCTGGGCACCGCCCTGGAGCAGACCGAGCGGCTGGGCCGGCTGGTCACCCACCTGCTGGACCTGTCGAAGCTGGACGACGGCGTCGTCCCGCTCGACTCCCGCCCGTTCCTGGTCGGCCCGTTCCTGGACGGGGTGCTGCGCGGGGTGACGGTGGACGGCGCGACGGCCGGCGGCGCGTACGCCCGGCGCGGGGACGTCCGGCTGCGGGTGGAGGTGGAGCCGGCCGGGCTGGCCGCGGTGGCGGACGAGGAGCGGCTGCACCAGGTGGTGGCCAACCTGGTCGACAACGCCTGCAAGCACTCGCCGGCCGGCGGCACCGTGACGGTGCGGGCCCGGGCGGCGGAGGGCGGCGGGCTGCTGCTGGAGGTCGAGGACCAGGGGCCCGGCATCCCGGCGGCGGACCGCGAACGGGTCTTCGAGCGGTTCGGCCGGAGCGGTTCGCCGACCGCGCTCGGACCGGGCAGCGACGGCGGCACCGGCCTGGGGCTGGCGATCGCGCGCTGGGCGGTGGACCTGCACGGCGGCCGGATCCGGGTGGCGGAGGAGGCGGCGGGCTGCCGGATCGAGGTCATCCTTCCGGGTGAGTCGCCGGTGCCGGCCTGA
- a CDS encoding response regulator transcription factor codes for MTEIQQETISSGPVGTQRRVLVVEDEPTIAESIAARLGAEGFKVAVAHDGPGAVDGFHTWQPDLVVLDIMLPGFDGLEVCRRIQAQRPVPVLMLTARDDETDLLVGLGVGADDYMTKPFSMRELAARVNVLLRRVERAQQAARTPALGSLRFGELEIDHVQRRVRLGSGDVHLTPTEFDLLACLAAQPRAVLTREQLLAEVWDWTDASGTRTVDSHVKALRRKIGASWIRTVHGVGYALEAPLS; via the coding sequence GTGACAGAGATCCAGCAAGAGACGATCAGCAGTGGACCGGTGGGCACCCAGCGACGGGTGCTCGTCGTGGAGGACGAGCCCACCATCGCGGAGTCGATCGCCGCGCGGCTGGGAGCCGAGGGCTTCAAGGTGGCGGTGGCCCACGACGGGCCGGGCGCGGTGGACGGGTTCCACACCTGGCAGCCCGACCTGGTGGTGCTCGACATCATGCTGCCGGGCTTCGACGGCCTGGAGGTGTGCCGCCGGATCCAGGCCCAGCGCCCGGTGCCGGTGCTGATGCTGACCGCGCGGGACGACGAGACCGACCTGCTGGTGGGCCTGGGCGTCGGCGCGGACGACTACATGACCAAGCCGTTCTCGATGCGCGAGCTGGCGGCCCGGGTGAACGTGCTGCTGCGCCGGGTCGAGCGCGCCCAGCAGGCGGCCCGCACGCCCGCGCTGGGCTCGCTGCGCTTCGGCGAGCTGGAGATCGACCACGTGCAGCGCCGGGTCCGGCTGGGCTCGGGCGACGTGCACCTGACGCCGACCGAGTTCGACCTGCTGGCCTGCCTGGCGGCGCAGCCGCGCGCGGTGCTGACCCGCGAGCAGCTGCTGGCCGAGGTGTGGGACTGGACCGACGCGTCCGGCACCCGCACGGTCGACAGCCACGTGAAGGCACTGCGCCGGAAGATCGGCGCCAGCTGGATCCGCACCGTGCACGGCGTGGGGTACGCGCTGGAGGCCCCGCTGTCCTGA
- a CDS encoding rhomboid-like protein, which translates to MTSAELRRRLIRPGLRAVPTPRSNPFALGYLALLLGTTLYARFGDPETVHRLQSLSSTDAHNLLVHPALSLVGSGLWVAGPVWMPYFWAFALTVAPLERRIGGLRALAVFGAGHVAATLLSQGVVITAVAAGGAAPDLLDAMDIGVSYGVLTSLGALAGLLGPTGRKVALGAGLALIAHQVVSDPDLVTGVGHPAALAVGVALWPVLRGRGPRRGLGARIASRVGLRPLPRSS; encoded by the coding sequence ATGACCAGCGCGGAACTGCGGCGGCGACTGATCCGGCCCGGGCTCCGGGCGGTGCCCACCCCGCGGTCCAACCCGTTCGCGCTCGGTTACCTCGCGCTGCTGCTGGGCACCACGCTGTACGCCCGCTTCGGCGACCCGGAGACCGTGCACCGGCTCCAGTCGCTCTCCTCCACCGACGCGCACAACCTGCTCGTCCACCCCGCGCTCTCCCTGGTCGGCAGCGGCCTGTGGGTCGCCGGGCCGGTCTGGATGCCGTACTTCTGGGCCTTCGCCCTCACCGTCGCACCCTTGGAACGACGGATCGGCGGCCTTCGTGCCCTCGCCGTCTTCGGCGCCGGCCACGTCGCCGCGACGCTGCTCTCCCAGGGCGTCGTGATCACCGCGGTCGCGGCCGGCGGCGCCGCGCCCGACCTGCTCGACGCGATGGACATCGGCGTCTCGTACGGGGTGCTCACCTCGCTCGGCGCCCTCGCCGGACTGCTCGGCCCGACCGGGCGGAAGGTCGCGCTGGGCGCCGGACTCGCCCTGATCGCGCACCAGGTGGTCAGCGACCCGGACCTGGTCACCGGGGTCGGCCACCCGGCGGCGCTCGCGGTGGGCGTCGCGCTCTGGCCGGTCCTCCGCGGCCGCGGGCCCCGGCGCGGCCTGGGCGCGCGGATCGCCTCGCGGGTGGGGCTGCGGCCGCTGCCCCGCTCCTCCTGA